In Marinomonas posidonica IVIA-Po-181, a single window of DNA contains:
- a CDS encoding HAD family hydrolase, with translation MSKLHHVMFDIDGTLVESYDLDSELFCDSVKEVTGIALDADWGRYHHVTDSGILQEVFEMNGIPNKEETEAKIKRIFIAKLEHSIASQPIQEIPGAESFLSLLKSMSNVIISIATGGWYESAVLKLNSAGIDIDSLIISSSNDHISRTEIMKHAASKATRGKNYPCTYFGDGIWDKKACEQLGFNFVLVGNKVKHNQNITSFKSSNKALAYVGL, from the coding sequence GTGTCCAAGTTGCATCATGTAATGTTCGATATTGATGGTACATTAGTTGAATCATATGACTTGGACTCAGAGCTTTTTTGTGATTCGGTCAAAGAGGTTACGGGAATTGCCTTAGATGCAGATTGGGGACGCTATCACCACGTTACGGATTCAGGGATTCTTCAGGAAGTTTTTGAGATGAATGGAATTCCGAATAAAGAAGAGACTGAGGCCAAAATAAAGCGGATCTTTATTGCGAAACTAGAACACTCTATCGCTTCTCAGCCAATTCAAGAAATACCTGGTGCAGAATCTTTTTTGTCGCTTCTTAAATCAATGAGTAATGTAATAATTTCTATTGCCACTGGGGGCTGGTATGAGAGTGCTGTTTTAAAGCTAAACTCGGCAGGAATAGACATTGATTCTCTAATAATTTCCTCATCGAATGATCACATATCAAGAACCGAAATAATGAAACATGCAGCGTCTAAAGCCACAAGAGGCAAAAATTATCCATGCACCTATTTTGGTGACGGCATCTGGGATAAAAAAGCTTGTGAACAACTTGGTTTTAACTTTGTCCTCGTGGGAAACAAAGTTAAGCATAATCAAAATATTACTTCTTTTAAGTCATCAAACAAGGCTCTTGCATATGTTGGCTTATAA
- a CDS encoding glutathione S-transferase family protein, with protein sequence MRLFGRTTSFNVQKILWLLEELDVDYEHIELGGRFGGLDTEDFVKLNPMKKVPVLIDGDKSIWESHTILRYLVASYGNSTWYSNCPYERSLYERWLDWSQTIFQPAFMGTFWGYYRKPESMRDMEAVNKDLETCINCLQVVEKQLYQTEYLASKSISLADIVVGAVIYRLISQGLTIELPEKVDSWYKALNTRPGYKKWVMSDFTELKAREDF encoded by the coding sequence ATGAGATTATTTGGCCGTACAACTTCATTTAATGTACAAAAAATTCTTTGGTTACTTGAAGAACTAGATGTTGATTATGAACACATTGAACTTGGCGGTCGTTTTGGCGGGTTAGATACAGAAGATTTTGTTAAATTAAACCCAATGAAAAAAGTGCCAGTACTAATTGATGGTGATAAATCCATTTGGGAATCACACACAATTTTAAGGTACTTAGTCGCAAGCTATGGAAATAGTACATGGTATTCTAACTGTCCTTACGAACGATCTTTGTATGAACGGTGGTTAGATTGGTCACAAACTATCTTTCAGCCAGCATTTATGGGTACTTTTTGGGGGTATTATCGAAAACCTGAAAGTATGCGTGATATGGAAGCGGTAAATAAAGATTTGGAAACTTGCATAAATTGCTTACAGGTTGTTGAAAAGCAGCTTTATCAAACTGAATATTTGGCAAGTAAATCCATAAGCCTTGCTGATATAGTCGTTGGTGCCGTTATCTATAGGTTAATTTCACAGGGGCTAACTATAGAGTTACCTGAAAAGGTAGATAGTTGGTACAAGGCTCTAAATACTCGCCCAGGTTATAAAAAATGGGTTATGAGTGACTTTACCGAACTAAAAGCCCGAGAAGATTTTTAA
- a CDS encoding pyridoxamine 5'-phosphate oxidase family protein produces MLTEEVKQSIKESVLCWLATSDEKGEPNCSPKEVFTYSDNDELVIADIASPNSVANLKVNPHVCVSFIHVFKQKGFKIKGRARYFTPQCKEYPSLFSLVEPVVGRTFPVKGIILVSVTSCSPIIAPAYYLVSGTTEESQIDSAKQTYGV; encoded by the coding sequence ATGCTAACGGAAGAAGTTAAACAATCAATAAAAGAAAGCGTTTTGTGCTGGCTAGCGACCTCTGATGAAAAAGGAGAGCCAAATTGCTCACCAAAAGAGGTATTTACATACTCAGACAATGACGAACTTGTAATAGCAGATATTGCGTCACCAAATAGTGTAGCGAATCTAAAAGTAAATCCACACGTATGTGTTAGCTTTATTCACGTTTTTAAACAGAAAGGTTTTAAAATCAAGGGCCGCGCCAGATATTTCACGCCTCAATGTAAAGAATACCCCAGCCTTTTCAGCTTAGTGGAGCCTGTAGTCGGCAGAACTTTTCCCGTCAAGGGTATTATTTTGGTATCAGTGACAAGCTGTAGTCCAATTATTGCACCCGCTTATTACTTGGTCAGTGGTACCACCGAGGAAAGTCAAATAGATTCAGCTAAACAAACTTATGGCGTATAA
- a CDS encoding NIPSNAP family protein — protein MITCYVRYVIDPKKVKEFEEYAKMWIPLVEKFGGQHNGYFLPSEGANNVALALFTFESLSAYEDYRTKSLNDPECTKAFEFADQVDCIISYERSFFRPVLG, from the coding sequence ATGATTACTTGTTATGTTAGGTATGTAATAGATCCAAAGAAGGTCAAAGAGTTCGAAGAGTACGCGAAAATGTGGATTCCACTTGTTGAGAAATTTGGTGGTCAACATAATGGCTACTTTCTGCCATCGGAAGGCGCAAACAATGTAGCTTTGGCGCTTTTTACGTTTGAAAGTTTGTCAGCTTATGAAGACTATCGCACTAAGTCTCTAAATGATCCTGAGTGTACTAAAGCTTTTGAATTTGCCGATCAAGTGGACTGCATTATTAGCTATGAGCGTAGCTTTTTTAGACCAGTACTCGGTTAA
- a CDS encoding GNAT family N-acetyltransferase has protein sequence MLVTPSLKYEESFYRYVKELADEDPYPYPLTFDYSDFAHYVTLLKHYSEGKTLPDSLVPNTTFWLIENNEMVACSHLRHVLNDSLRFAGGHIGVGVRPSMRGKGYGRKILDLTLVKAYKMDISEVHVHCYESNLASRAMIESVGGQFDSSTYIESKNEKILRFIHSQ, from the coding sequence ATGTTAGTCACGCCCAGTTTAAAGTATGAAGAGAGTTTTTATCGCTATGTTAAAGAGCTTGCTGATGAAGACCCTTATCCCTATCCGCTGACGTTTGATTATTCTGATTTTGCTCACTATGTGACTCTGTTAAAGCATTATTCTGAAGGCAAAACGTTACCGGATTCCCTTGTGCCGAATACCACTTTCTGGCTGATTGAAAATAATGAGATGGTCGCTTGCTCTCATTTACGACACGTTTTAAATGATTCACTTCGCTTTGCTGGTGGTCATATAGGAGTGGGTGTACGACCGTCTATGCGTGGCAAAGGTTATGGTCGGAAAATATTAGATTTAACCTTAGTGAAGGCCTATAAAATGGACATTTCTGAAGTACATGTCCATTGTTATGAAAGCAATTTAGCATCAAGAGCCATGATTGAATCTGTGGGGGGACAGTTTGATTCCAGCACCTATATAGAGTCTAAGAACGAAAAGATACTCAGATTCATACATTCTCAGTGA
- a CDS encoding GntR family transcriptional regulator produces the protein MTIHRVNDLFGPSDALKKKGIPLYIQVKNAIQTAIAEERLGNGDVLPPERDLAKYLDVSRVTIRKAIDELVKEDVLTQRQGAGTFVSERVEQPLNHLRSFTEVMRDRGKETTAKWLDRSLGVPHDDERHALQLSPEEEVVRFYRLRYVDGKPMALELATVPSHYLDNPFAIEGSLYEILEAQGRRPVRAFQRIRAITLDDNRAQLLDISEQAAVLYIERTGVDKEGTPVEFTRSWFPGDSYDFVAEIHDTH, from the coding sequence ATGACGATACATAGAGTGAACGACCTTTTTGGTCCATCTGATGCCCTTAAAAAGAAGGGCATCCCACTGTATATTCAGGTAAAAAATGCCATTCAAACGGCCATTGCAGAAGAAAGATTAGGGAATGGTGACGTATTACCGCCCGAAAGAGATTTGGCGAAATATCTGGATGTGTCCCGAGTGACGATTCGTAAAGCCATTGATGAACTGGTAAAAGAAGACGTTCTGACACAACGTCAAGGCGCCGGAACCTTTGTCAGTGAGCGAGTAGAACAACCGTTAAATCACTTGCGCAGCTTTACCGAAGTGATGCGCGACAGAGGCAAAGAAACCACCGCCAAATGGCTTGATCGGTCCCTTGGTGTGCCCCATGACGATGAGCGCCATGCCTTGCAATTGTCACCCGAAGAAGAAGTCGTCCGTTTTTATCGTCTGCGCTATGTGGATGGCAAGCCAATGGCGCTGGAACTGGCAACCGTGCCCAGTCATTATCTGGATAACCCCTTTGCCATTGAAGGCTCTCTGTATGAGATTCTAGAAGCACAAGGCCGACGTCCCGTCAGAGCATTTCAGCGCATTCGAGCCATTACACTGGACGATAATCGCGCCCAATTATTGGATATTTCTGAACAGGCTGCGGTGCTGTATATTGAACGAACCGGTGTCGATAAAGAAGGCACACCGGTCGAATTTACCCGTTCTTGGTTCCCAGGAGACAGCTATGACTTCGTGGCGGAAATTCATGACACTCATTGA
- a CDS encoding ABC transporter ATP-binding protein, protein MANLQLKNIQKRFGDVRVLHGIDLEVKEGEFVVLIGESGCGKSTLLRLLSGLEEISEGDLMIDGQRVNTSPPAKRGVAMVFQSYALYPHMNVYKNMAFGLKIAGQNKAFIKNKVLEAAKKLKIDHLLERLPRELSGGQRQRVAIGRAIVREPKVFLFDEPLSNLDASLRVQTRVELGKLHQELQATVIYVTHDQTEAMTLGDKIVVMNKGRIEQVGAPLELYHQPKTQFVAGFIGSPKMNFLTGKIHQQGPESTQVMLESGRIISASVNSSELHQGQMVTIGLRPEHCTQASLDNPLTGSVSLVEHLGEVSYVYMDLGDEGELVTKVDGDQAFQAGDTVSFGIEPHKVYVFDANGVTLDRVTNE, encoded by the coding sequence ATGGCAAATTTACAACTGAAAAATATTCAAAAACGCTTTGGAGATGTCCGAGTTCTTCATGGCATTGATCTTGAGGTCAAAGAAGGGGAATTCGTTGTTTTAATTGGCGAATCCGGATGTGGAAAATCCACCCTGCTGAGGCTGTTATCAGGGTTGGAAGAGATCTCAGAAGGCGATTTGATGATTGATGGTCAGCGAGTCAACACCAGCCCCCCTGCCAAGCGTGGTGTGGCAATGGTGTTTCAGTCTTACGCCTTATACCCTCATATGAATGTGTATAAGAACATGGCGTTTGGTCTCAAAATCGCAGGTCAAAATAAAGCCTTTATTAAGAACAAGGTGTTAGAAGCGGCCAAAAAACTCAAAATCGATCACCTTTTAGAGCGTTTACCGCGTGAATTATCCGGTGGTCAGCGTCAACGTGTGGCAATTGGTCGGGCGATTGTTCGAGAACCTAAAGTATTTTTATTTGATGAGCCTTTATCGAATCTGGATGCGTCTTTACGGGTACAAACACGAGTAGAGTTGGGTAAGTTGCATCAAGAGTTACAGGCCACGGTAATCTACGTCACCCATGACCAAACAGAGGCCATGACTCTGGGCGACAAAATTGTGGTGATGAACAAGGGACGCATTGAACAGGTCGGCGCCCCACTTGAACTGTATCATCAACCAAAAACACAGTTTGTGGCGGGTTTTATTGGTTCGCCTAAGATGAACTTTTTAACGGGGAAAATCCATCAACAAGGTCCTGAGTCGACGCAAGTCATGTTAGAATCCGGTCGCATTATTAGCGCATCGGTTAACAGCTCAGAGTTGCATCAAGGGCAAATGGTGACCATAGGTTTGCGTCCCGAGCACTGTACTCAAGCCTCTCTGGACAATCCTTTGACAGGCTCTGTTTCTCTCGTTGAACATCTTGGTGAAGTCTCTTATGTCTATATGGATTTGGGAGACGAAGGCGAGCTGGTAACAAAAGTAGACGGGGATCAGGCTTTTCAGGCGGGAGACACCGTCTCCTTTGGTATAGAGCCTCACAAAGTATACGTTTTTGATGCCAATGGGGTGACTTTGGACAGAGTGACGAATGAATAA
- a CDS encoding carbohydrate ABC transporter permease — translation MQVFLPKNTSAGQMSKSVTVHGILLAYTVIALFPILIVIMNAFKDRKGIFRDPLALPTSETFSLVGFEQVLLRSDFGLFAWNSLLVTVLAVGLVILLGAMAAWALTEYRFRMNLLITFLFAMGIMIPIRLGTVSILRLMVDLNLVNTLTSLVLVYIAQGLPLAVYILSEFVRTIPKELVEAARCDAVSEYRIFFSIILPLLKPAMATVAVFTMIPIWNDLWFPLILAPSEETRTITLGVQQFVGQYVTNWTSVLAALTMAIVPVLILYTIFSRQLIRGLTSGAVK, via the coding sequence ATGCAGGTTTTTTTACCTAAAAACACCTCGGCAGGCCAGATGTCTAAGAGTGTGACCGTTCATGGGATCTTACTCGCCTATACCGTCATTGCCTTGTTTCCTATCTTGATTGTCATTATGAATGCCTTCAAAGACCGTAAGGGGATTTTTCGTGATCCATTGGCCCTGCCAACCAGTGAGACATTTTCACTGGTTGGATTTGAACAGGTGCTGTTGCGTTCTGACTTTGGCTTGTTTGCTTGGAACAGCTTGCTGGTAACCGTCTTGGCGGTGGGCTTGGTGATTTTGTTGGGGGCCATGGCCGCTTGGGCACTCACTGAGTACCGTTTCCGGATGAATTTGCTGATTACCTTTTTGTTTGCAATGGGCATCATGATTCCGATTCGCCTGGGTACGGTGAGCATCTTGCGACTGATGGTCGACCTTAATCTAGTCAATACACTGACCTCCTTGGTGCTGGTGTACATAGCGCAGGGCTTACCCTTGGCGGTCTACATTCTCTCGGAGTTTGTCCGCACGATTCCAAAAGAGCTAGTGGAAGCCGCACGATGTGATGCGGTCAGCGAATACCGTATCTTTTTTAGCATCATCTTGCCTCTACTGAAACCTGCAATGGCAACGGTGGCCGTGTTCACCATGATCCCGATCTGGAATGACCTTTGGTTCCCCTTAATTCTCGCCCCGAGTGAAGAAACAAGGACGATTACCCTAGGGGTTCAACAGTTCGTGGGCCAATATGTGACCAACTGGACATCGGTATTAGCGGCGCTGACGATGGCCATTGTTCCGGTTCTGATTCTCTATACCATTTTTTCTAGGCAGTTAATCCGTGGTCTGACCAGCGGCGCGGTGAAGTAG
- a CDS encoding carbohydrate ABC transporter permease, with protein sequence MMFSKRTKEHKPFPWHLWGFLGPGLLIYLTFSVYPLLDTLILSLYEEQAGQSEFVGLKNFITLVTDENWSSAFWNALSNNLQFFAFHMLLQNPIGLLLAVLLSSPKLRLASSYRTLIFMPTMLSVVIIGFVWQLILSPIWGISEEFLYSIGLGQYFDAWLGKEGSALVTLSFISVWQFVGIPMMLIYATLLNIPDDIIDASTVDGASPMQTFFHIKLPLILPTIAMVSILTFVANFNAFELIYAVKGALAGPNFSTDLLGTFFYRTFFGFQLQQGSSTMGAAVATLMFLIILVGVMLFLFFIQRRIQRFQF encoded by the coding sequence ATGATGTTTTCCAAACGTACTAAAGAACACAAACCTTTTCCATGGCACCTATGGGGGTTTCTTGGGCCAGGTTTACTCATTTACCTTACCTTTAGCGTTTACCCTCTTCTCGACACCCTGATTCTCAGTCTTTATGAGGAACAGGCAGGGCAAAGCGAGTTTGTTGGTTTAAAGAATTTTATCACCTTGGTAACGGATGAGAATTGGTCCTCTGCTTTTTGGAATGCATTGTCCAATAATCTTCAGTTTTTTGCCTTTCATATGCTGCTACAGAATCCGATTGGACTGTTATTAGCCGTGTTGCTGAGTTCCCCTAAGTTAAGACTGGCCAGCAGTTATCGAACCCTGATTTTTATGCCAACCATGCTGTCTGTGGTGATCATTGGTTTTGTTTGGCAACTGATACTCAGCCCCATTTGGGGAATTTCGGAAGAGTTTTTATACAGCATAGGTTTAGGTCAATACTTTGATGCCTGGCTGGGCAAAGAAGGCAGTGCGCTGGTGACCTTAAGCTTTATTTCCGTTTGGCAATTTGTTGGCATTCCGATGATGCTGATTTACGCCACCTTGTTGAATATTCCAGATGACATTATTGACGCCAGTACCGTGGATGGCGCAAGCCCCATGCAAACCTTTTTCCACATAAAATTGCCGTTGATTTTACCGACCATTGCGATGGTGTCGATTTTAACCTTTGTGGCCAATTTTAATGCCTTTGAACTGATTTATGCGGTAAAGGGAGCGCTCGCAGGTCCGAACTTTTCGACCGACCTGTTGGGGACCTTTTTCTACCGAACCTTCTTCGGGTTTCAGTTGCAACAAGGTAGCAGCACAATGGGCGCGGCGGTGGCGACCTTGATGTTCCTAATTATCTTGGTGGGTGTGATGCTGTTCTTGTTTTTTATTCAGCGTCGTATTCAACGCTTCCAGTTTTAA
- a CDS encoding ABC transporter substrate-binding protein, whose amino-acid sequence MRKVCSALPSYKLACFATLLLAGMAQASDTLYVESWRTDDANIWSDTIIPAFNKHHPDIKIQFSPTPPTDYNSALQAKLQAGSAGDIITCRPFDASLQLFDSGYLEKLNGLKGLEDFSDVAKSAWVTDDGREQFCLPMASVIHGFIYNKEIFEELNLTVPKTQDEFFKVLAKIKSESRYTPLDMGTADQWEAATMGFQNIGPNYWKGEAGRKGLIDGTAKLTDQAYVDTWKELAKWKPYLGRGFEAQKYSDSQNLFTLGRAAIYPAGSWDIQTFNNQADFEFGAFPPPVLKQGDTCYISDHTDIGMGINTASKHKEAAKIFLNWMASAEFGELFANAVPGFFPLSNHSVAIKDPAAQTFISWRQQCESTIRNSYQILSRGTPNLENQLWNVSAQVINGTMTPEQAATETQQGLEQWYGPQQ is encoded by the coding sequence ATGCGAAAAGTATGTTCCGCTTTACCTAGTTACAAGCTAGCCTGTTTTGCCACATTATTGTTGGCTGGCATGGCCCAGGCTTCGGACACCTTATATGTCGAAAGCTGGAGAACTGACGACGCAAATATATGGTCTGATACCATTATTCCCGCTTTTAACAAGCACCATCCAGACATCAAGATACAGTTTTCCCCCACCCCACCGACCGACTACAATTCCGCCTTACAGGCAAAGCTCCAAGCAGGCTCAGCTGGCGACATCATTACTTGCCGCCCCTTCGACGCTTCGTTGCAGCTTTTTGACTCTGGTTACCTTGAAAAGCTAAATGGCTTAAAGGGTTTGGAAGACTTTTCTGATGTGGCGAAAAGTGCTTGGGTAACAGACGATGGTCGTGAGCAATTCTGCTTGCCAATGGCGTCTGTGATCCACGGTTTTATTTATAACAAAGAGATTTTTGAAGAACTCAATCTGACGGTGCCAAAAACACAAGACGAGTTTTTTAAAGTATTGGCCAAAATCAAATCAGAAAGTCGTTATACCCCGTTGGATATGGGCACCGCCGATCAATGGGAAGCGGCGACAATGGGCTTTCAAAACATTGGACCTAATTACTGGAAAGGAGAAGCCGGTCGTAAAGGTCTGATTGATGGCACCGCTAAGCTAACGGACCAAGCGTATGTGGATACTTGGAAAGAGTTAGCAAAATGGAAACCTTATTTGGGGCGCGGTTTTGAAGCCCAGAAATATTCAGACTCACAGAACTTATTTACGCTAGGTCGGGCCGCCATTTACCCAGCGGGGTCTTGGGATATTCAAACCTTTAATAATCAGGCGGACTTTGAATTTGGTGCCTTTCCACCTCCCGTCCTAAAACAAGGTGACACCTGCTATATCAGTGACCACACAGACATTGGCATGGGCATTAATACGGCTTCGAAGCATAAGGAAGCGGCCAAAATTTTCTTGAATTGGATGGCTTCCGCCGAGTTTGGGGAATTGTTTGCGAATGCAGTGCCTGGCTTCTTCCCACTGTCAAATCACAGTGTTGCGATAAAAGACCCTGCGGCACAAACCTTTATCAGTTGGCGCCAACAGTGCGAATCCACGATTCGTAACTCGTATCAGATTCTTTCTCGCGGTACACCAAATCTGGAAAACCAACTGTGGAACGTCAGTGCTCAGGTCATTAATGGCACCATGACACCAGAGCAAGCGGCCACTGAAACTCAACAAGGATTAGAACAGTGGTACGGACCTCAGCAGTAA
- the nagB gene encoding glucosamine-6-phosphate deaminase: MRVIILDTANQVAQYAADLLLETVRKKSRPVLGLATGSTPISTYQQVINAVQAGQASFKNTTTFNLDEYIGIDDTHPQSYRHFMKHYLFNHIDIDLANTHLPMAASLDETRLVENAQDYENAIQEAGGIDLQLLGIGENGHIGFNEPTSSLRSRTRIKSLSESTIEANKRFFADGEYQPHLALTMGIETILESKHILLLATGHKKAAAVKAMVEGPLTAMCPASALQQHAKACLVLDQDAAAQLSLKDYYVWCEKQRQELT, from the coding sequence ATGCGAGTTATCATTCTTGATACTGCCAATCAGGTGGCTCAGTATGCCGCTGACCTTCTATTAGAGACGGTGCGCAAAAAAAGCCGACCTGTTTTAGGGTTGGCCACAGGTTCTACCCCCATTAGCACCTATCAGCAGGTCATTAATGCCGTTCAAGCAGGTCAGGCTTCCTTTAAAAACACCACCACCTTCAATTTGGATGAATACATTGGTATTGATGACACTCATCCGCAAAGCTATCGTCATTTTATGAAGCATTACCTTTTCAATCATATTGATATCGACTTAGCCAACACCCACCTTCCTATGGCGGCGTCACTTGATGAAACGCGATTAGTGGAAAACGCTCAAGATTACGAAAACGCCATTCAAGAGGCTGGCGGGATTGATTTACAACTGCTTGGGATTGGCGAAAATGGCCACATTGGTTTTAATGAGCCTACTTCCAGTCTGCGTTCTCGCACCCGAATTAAATCTTTGTCGGAATCCACCATCGAAGCCAATAAGCGCTTCTTTGCCGATGGTGAATATCAACCCCACCTCGCTTTAACCATGGGCATTGAAACCATTCTAGAAAGCAAACACATCTTATTGCTGGCGACAGGTCATAAAAAAGCCGCTGCTGTAAAAGCCATGGTAGAAGGCCCACTCACCGCCATGTGTCCAGCCAGTGCATTACAGCAACACGCCAAGGCTTGCTTGGTACTCGATCAAGATGCCGCCGCTCAATTGTCATTAAAAGATTATTATGTCTGGTGTGAGAAACAACGTCAGGAGCTGACATAA
- a CDS encoding BadF/BadG/BcrA/BcrD ATPase family protein, whose translation MKQFYLGVDGGGTFCRARLVDHNGQVLGEAVGGSGNPRTGIESAWQNILEACFEACKQGHIDIEDYPNISIGLGLAGVNQALEQELILSQHSPFGRCYLLTDAHAACLGAFDGENGGLMIVGTGSCGVVYIDKKFDIVGGWGFPLSDQGSGARIGLSALEYSLAALSGVLPESALTQSINRDFGHRPEQYVQFQNHSPLPKEFGTFAIKVFDFAESGDPIALRIISEQAQWISQYLTCLIHKGAQSIALVGGVSEAIAPYLPDDIQAYLRPPQGDAMDGAIKMAKEQIGRTSL comes from the coding sequence ATGAAACAGTTTTATCTGGGCGTGGATGGGGGCGGGACGTTCTGTCGAGCCCGTCTGGTCGACCACAATGGACAGGTCTTAGGAGAGGCGGTGGGAGGTTCTGGCAATCCAAGAACCGGAATCGAAAGCGCTTGGCAAAATATTCTTGAAGCCTGCTTTGAAGCGTGCAAGCAAGGGCACATTGACATAGAAGATTATCCAAATATTTCGATTGGTCTGGGGTTGGCTGGAGTCAATCAAGCATTAGAGCAAGAGCTCATCTTATCTCAACATTCTCCGTTTGGCCGTTGTTACCTACTGACCGATGCGCATGCGGCCTGTTTAGGGGCGTTTGATGGCGAAAACGGCGGTTTGATGATCGTCGGTACGGGCAGCTGTGGTGTTGTTTATATTGACAAGAAATTCGATATTGTTGGGGGATGGGGGTTTCCGCTTTCGGATCAGGGCAGTGGCGCACGAATTGGCTTGAGTGCATTAGAGTACTCTCTTGCGGCCTTGAGTGGCGTCTTGCCTGAGTCGGCTCTCACCCAATCCATTAATCGCGACTTTGGTCACCGCCCTGAACAATATGTGCAATTTCAAAACCACTCTCCCTTGCCTAAAGAGTTCGGTACATTCGCCATTAAAGTCTTTGATTTTGCCGAATCTGGTGACCCAATCGCTTTACGAATTATCTCAGAACAAGCGCAATGGATAAGCCAATACCTAACCTGCTTAATCCACAAAGGCGCACAGAGCATTGCCTTAGTGGGGGGCGTCTCTGAGGCAATAGCGCCTTATTTGCCCGATGACATACAAGCCTATTTACGTCCACCACAAGGCGACGCTATGGATGGTGCCATTAAAATGGCAAAAGAACAGATTGGGAGAACGTCTTTATGA
- the nagA gene encoding N-acetylglucosamine-6-phosphate deacetylase — MTVLKVKRLFDGEQWLNHQQVTIENGKIQDITPIDYPQLATQLIDILAPGFIDVHVNGGGDVLFNHTPTLDALKVIVKNHAQFGTVAMMPTLISDDYDVMSQAHDAVCEALQQGLAGIIGLHYEGPYLNPIRKGVHNEDKLRMPNEEKLFKILDVANHGKLMVTLAPEQVPDGFIEKLVKQHAIVCIGHSAATYDEAIRAVHCGARGFTHLFNAMTPLTSREPGVVGAALQNQYKTWCGLIADGHHVHPATMNIAMQAKGCEHIMLVTDAIQSVGSSKSELPFLGQKIHRKNGKVTTADGTLAGSDLDMASAVRNTIQLIKRTPQEAFQMASLRPAQFLGLDHQLGRIKVGYQASLVALNQDYYVTQTWIDGHPMLEPKTH, encoded by the coding sequence ATGACAGTACTGAAGGTGAAGCGTCTATTTGATGGTGAACAATGGCTTAACCACCAGCAAGTTACGATAGAAAACGGTAAAATTCAGGATATTACCCCCATTGATTATCCCCAGTTAGCAACGCAACTCATTGACATACTGGCCCCAGGGTTTATTGATGTCCATGTGAACGGCGGCGGGGACGTTCTGTTTAACCATACGCCCACTCTGGATGCCTTAAAGGTGATCGTCAAAAACCATGCTCAATTTGGCACGGTCGCCATGATGCCAACGTTAATTTCCGATGACTATGACGTCATGTCACAAGCTCATGACGCTGTGTGCGAGGCATTACAACAGGGTTTGGCGGGTATAATTGGTTTACATTATGAAGGGCCTTATCTGAACCCGATTCGAAAAGGCGTGCATAACGAAGACAAGCTTCGTATGCCAAACGAAGAAAAGCTGTTCAAAATACTCGATGTCGCGAACCATGGCAAACTCATGGTCACCTTAGCGCCAGAGCAAGTCCCCGATGGCTTTATTGAAAAACTGGTTAAACAACACGCCATTGTTTGCATTGGGCACTCCGCCGCTACCTACGATGAAGCGATCAGGGCAGTCCATTGTGGTGCACGTGGCTTTACGCATCTCTTTAATGCCATGACGCCCCTGACAAGTAGAGAACCTGGGGTGGTTGGGGCAGCCTTGCAAAACCAATATAAGACTTGGTGCGGACTGATTGCCGACGGACATCATGTGCACCCTGCGACCATGAATATCGCTATGCAAGCCAAAGGCTGTGAACACATAATGCTGGTCACAGATGCCATACAAAGCGTTGGTTCCAGCAAGTCCGAACTGCCATTTTTAGGTCAAAAAATACATCGTAAAAATGGTAAGGTGACCACCGCCGACGGCACCTTAGCTGGGTCAGATCTGGACATGGCCAGTGCCGTTAGAAATACCATACAATTGATTAAACGAACCCCTCAAGAAGCTTTCCAAATGGCCTCCTTACGACCCGCGCAGTTTTTAGGTCTCGACCATCAACTTGGTCGTATTAAAGTCGGCTACCAAGCCAGCTTGGTTGCGCTTAACCAAGACTATTATGTCACCCAGACTTGGATCGACGGCCACCCCATGTTGGAGCCAAAAACGCACTAA